ccccagtgccattagccacccccagagccagtgcccccataaagccagctcccccagtgccagcagccccacggttctatccacccccccccccccagtgctagcagctcccacagttccagtcacacatcccccagtgccatcagccccaccacctcagtgccatcagccacCCCAGAGCCAGTACCCCTCATAAAGCcagccccccgtgccatcagcccccaaagTTCCAGCCACACCccaccagtgccagcagcccccacagttccagccaccccccagtgccagcagcccccccacctCAGTGCCAGCCACCTCCCAAagccagtagcccccataaagCCAGCCCCCCAGTGCAAGCAGCCctcacagttccagccacacaccccccagtgccagcagcccccctagtgatagatagataaatagatagaaaaaaataaagaaagacaaacagacaaaacttcctATACTTACCAGTGTTCAGCAAGTCGATGATCCAAGATGGCCGACGATGATGGGAGGAATAGGaaattactgggcatgcgcagagacgTGAACATtttgaaacggatccgtcttaaagCGGAGCCAgtacaaacggatcagtccccattgacttcaattgtgagtccggacggatccgtttggctccgcattgtCAGACGGGCATCAAaacgcagcaagcagcgtttcggtgtccgcctccaaagcggaacggagcccaaatgatgcattctgagcggatccttatccattcagaatgtaatAGAGCTTAACTGAtacgttttgaaccgtttgtgagagccctgaaacggatctcacaaacggaatttaaaacgccagtgtgaaagtagcctttgacAACATGGCGGACCATCAGATCTAATCCTGATCCTCCACAGCACCCtatccccctaacagtgacctccacagcaccacacccctttaacagtgacctccacagcactataccccttaacagtgaatttcagAGAACACCACCCACTTAACTGCgacctcaacagtgacctccaccgtgCCCCaccccccttaacaatgacttccacagcacccgcctccttaacagtggctgtaccctcttaacagtgatctccacagcaacctgcccccttaacagtcatCTCAACagttccctgccccttaacagtgacctccacaacaccccacccccttaactgtgaccatcacaattcccttaaagggaacctgtctctgGGATttagtgtatagagctgaggccatgggttgctagttggccgctagcacatccgcaatatccagtccccatagctctgtgtgcttttattgtgtataaaaaactattttatacatatgcaaattaccctgagatgagtcagagcttgaaaatatgactcttctctggcacacgtaagatgtgactcttttatgttaatttgcatatgtatcaaatctttttttttacacaataaaagcacacagagctatggggcctgggaattgcggatgtgctagcggccatctagcaacccaagacttcagctctatacccaaaatcccggtgacagccACTTTAACTGTGATCGCCACAGTACCCGGCCTCCCtatcagtgacctcaacagtttccagccccttaactgtgacgttctcttaaagggattgtccgagttatttttttattctttctatgtttctaactacgcaaatgtaacagctttccaattaactcactttatctccagtggctggtttctcagatttcactgagggtcacatgacctgtgatggcagcttctcttcctgctctgataatgttcgtgcacaagcctgagagatctgtacacagagatgtcactgtgctggtgtcacgagggtgtcaagaaccacgcctgactccgttatacccggggtcaggaagtcgcagcggttggctgcgcgctctatgtaagattgggggctgtttccttatggtagctttctgggtttgctttgcaaccctttttggctcactcagggatccgtagctccttctcctcagctgttccttctccagcactcccaacctccttatattccctctcccacttctctggttgtcagatatagagcttcctgcctggacttctatactgatccactggagctgtgttgctgcgttctctggttgttggtccagaacatttccctccggatccctgttggacctttggggtctgctgtggttgcccacctgggtttatgtgtttgtctgtattgtctgtcctctccctggtgtttccctcttagtgtcagtggtgcggactagcgatcccaccggcccattcactatctagggctcattttagggaaagccagggtttaggcacgtgatcgccgcacgggtgaggaacccgtctagggacgtctggtgccagctgcaaggtgagtcaggggtcaccacctttccctctcccttgggcagggctttcccttttcccctccctgtgcgtgacgccggtcattacagctggccacgcccccctgcactgcaggctgctgcttattgctctctcccaggattcttcaccccttcagctgcacagacacagcgctgaagtgtttactgtgtatCCGCAGGCAATGAGGAGACAAATTCCGGGCACAGGAGCTAAaagagttctgcagagcattgcaggtcggggaagatcctgtgtgtattagaagtgtcattgtacagctaggacttgtagttctatacatataacatgctgctgagtctcccagcaggcagaaatgtcactcagggcagcacttatattcactcccttagctTTGTCATTATatagctgggacctgtagttctacacatacaacatgctgctaagtctcccagcaggcagacatgtcactcagggcagcacttatattcactcccttagctTTGTCATTATatagctgggacctgtagttctacacatacaacatgctgctaagTTTcctagcaggcagacatgtcactcagggcagctcttatactcactcccttagcagagcagggggaggggcagagattgtttttattgcaagtaaacaaagggacagaaaagaaccagggaaattaggaaaaaatGTTTTGCCTAAGACTTGCTTAGcttagggctcttttacacttgcgttgtccggatccgtcgtgtactccatttgccggaattacacgccggacccagaaaaaatgcaagtgaactgaaagcatttgaagatggatcagtgcgatccatgcgatcacgtcatccatgcgcgtggggcaccctgacgtcactctgaagcgccccgggagccgcacggacggtaagtatactgctcccccactccccactacactttactatggcaaacaggactttagcgtcctggcagccatcgtAACCATTCAgagaaagctaaacgtcggatccggcaatgtgccgaaacgacgtttagcttaaggccggatctggattaatgcctttcaaaaagcgcagcatgctgcggtattttctccggccaaaaaacgttctggtccggaactgaagacatcctgatgcatcctgaacggatttctctccattcagaatgcattaggataaaactgatcaggattcttccggcatagagccccgacgacggaactctatgccggaagagaacaacgcaagtgtgaaagagcccttagttgtatattgctgaccatcagatttaaagtgctatatctttttttttttttccataactcggacaacccctttaattgtgacctccacagtgtccttcCTCTTAACCATGATCACTACagcacccacccccttaacagtgacctccactgtctCATGCCCCTTAAAAGTGATCCAATAACCTTTAAAGAAAAAGCGCTAAGTTGTTGGGGAAACCTGGTGTAACTGTATGTCAAGACTCAAGGATGTGCaagtttctattggctaataagggtcatgtgactgtgtgtatggcagttaggatataAGTGAAGAACCTGAGAGctcctattggctaatgcattttttggggaatatctcgggacggtgcgtcctagagagctgagacctttaCAAAAACATTCCCAGACCCCCGATGTTcctatgtgccaaatttagtGTCGATTGGTTTAGGCATCTGGATGCCTAtagaggacagacagacagagaggcTTTGATTTTTATAATATAGACAACCATAAAGTGGTAAAACATGTGCCTGCGTGTTTACTTATTAACAGCTGAATGGGATCAGCCTATCTGATAGCTCCTCAGAACATAGCTATAAAAGGAACTGGGCTCAGCCTGAGAACACAGATGTTACAGGGAACTGCTGGAGAACTGCAACTGCTAAAATGGCAACTACATTCACCGGACCAAAGTTATACCAAGAAAATTTTGATTCCCAGATTTATTTAGATACTTATTATGGAGCTGTTTCAGGAGTCTTCATTAAAGATGGATATCTAAACTTCATTCTGAGAAAACTGCACAAAGCTTTCACATCAGGTAACTCCAGAGAAATCGAATACTTTATATATGTTTAAAattctgttatctatctatctattatctatctatctatcggtcTGTCTGTATTGGTCTGTCTTTCTGTCTATCGTACCCATCTCACATCTACCTCTCCTTCAATGTGTTTTGCAGATATAACGTATGTAACTAAAGAACCAGCTACTCACTTAGCAAAGCTTAATTGCCAGATTTTTTCCCGTACTTTCAAAgacaaaaaatagtaaaaaaactgATGTGAATATTGATAGTTTTTTTCCCAGTTTTCATCTTTTACTTCCATAGTATTCAAATATATGGCTTcatatagagacatatcaaattGGTGATCGGTGAGGGTTTGGTGATGAGATCCCCACCATTCTGTAGAACGAGGGGGAAGAGGTCTGGGCATATTGCACTGTCTCTCCTCACTGCATAAGCTTGCCTCTATTCCTTCCTCCCCAGCGTGGTGAGAGTGCGTGATAGCTTCACTCCCCTCATTCAAGAGAACGGTGGGGTCTCTGCACTCGAAACACCATCGGTAATAACTTTTGGTATGTctttatgacatatcaaaagttgtaTAAAACGTTAGTGACACTTTAAGCTCACAGTTCCCTGTTCTGTCCTCTCTCCTAGCCTTCTCTTTTTTCAGCTGTGTGTATGTTATCCGCATAGCTACAGTACGTCCGTGCGCCTTCTGTGCATACACAGGTAAaaactgcttgagaaagacccaTAATACAGTAGGGGCTAGACAAAGCCGTGGTCTTTTAGGGtgtggccacacggtcaggtttctgcatgcagttttggaagccaaaatcagaagtggatcatagaaggagagaaagtataaaggacagatccgCAACTTCTCCTTTTTAaatttactcctggttttggcttccaaaatttcatgcagaaacctgactgctTGGCCGTGCACCTCAGGATATTCATTATGTTCCCTCGAAGGTCAAAATATAATAAGACATGCAAATTAAGACATAGAATGCTTGCTAGTGTGTGGCATGTCTCCACCATCCTATGGACCAAATCAGTGAAAATGCATGTTAATATGGTAATACTCTCTGATATGGTCATGCAGGTACCACATAGCTAAGTTATTATGCCCTATATTGCATTTATAATTGTTTCACTGTACTCATTAGGTGGCGTAAAAGGGGACTTGATGATAGACATTGGTCCTGGTCCTGCCATTTACCAAGAATTGTCTGCATGTGAGGCCTTCAAGGAAATTACGGCTGCAGATTTTACAGATCGGAACAGGGAATACCTGGAGAAATGGCGAAGAAACGAGCCTGGGTTGTTTGACTGGACGCCTGTTTTGAAATTTGTCTGTGACTTAGAAGGACGTAGGTATGTGTTTAAACCTCAAAGGTAGACAAAGAGTATTCCTTTAAACTGTCTCATTTATAAAAGCTAtgttataatacattttaatttccTACTTAGTGGACAAATTGCAGAGAAGGAAGAAAAACTGAGGAAGACATTGAAAAGAGTAgtgccatgtgatgtcaccaagAGCAGTCCTCTTCACCCTCTCGTCTTACCCAAAGCTGATTGTGTCCTGACTGTAGGCTGCCTTGAATGTGCCTGCAAAGATGAAGAGGCCTATGCAAATGTTATCAAAAATCTCTCATCCTTGCTGAAAGTGGGCGGTCATCTGATTATTGGTAGCGTATTAGGAGGCACTATTTTTCGATGTGGAAAAATGCATTTCTCCATCATCAACCTCAGTGAGCAATTCCTTAAAAAAGTCGTAACAGATACAGGGTTTGTCATTGAGGACCTGGAAGTTCTCCACAGAGAATTTGACAAGCCTCTGTTTGATATCTGCAATCACACTTCTGGCATTTTTATTCTGGCGAAAAAAGTTAAAGATGTGTAAAAGCAAGTCAGTTCTTCACATAGGCAGAATGAAATTGCAATAGTGCATGCATGGATGCCTTAGTACCAGAAAGTGGCAGTAGCACTATCTTTTGTATTcttgaaaacaaaaatgtaatctcAGAGTAAAAATCTGCTTTTTCCCATCAATTAACCAGAAAACTAATAAAACACATAATTCTTCTTTATAATAATCAAGTTTTTGTCTGCATTATTAAAGGGCTTGTGGTGTCTAATTTAAATTTCATTCTACATTTTTTCCAACTGCTGGATTCAGTTGAGTAACTAGGGACTTAGGGCCATGTGCCTAGGGTGGTGCAGGCGGCCAAGAGGAAAAGGCAACAAAAAGGCAAAAGGCGGTATAGGTAAATGGGCTTTAAATCATTAAAAGGAGGCAGCTAGTTGTGTTTTCATGTtgggatcacacacacacacacacacgtgcaatCCCAGATACTAGACATGATGGAGACACTAGCAACTGCATGGTCATTAGAGGGGCAAGATTTACCAACTCCTGAGCTGAAGAgattccattgactataatggggtcttctCAGAGTGCTGCACCTTTACTAGACCAACAAGTCTTGCATGCAGGAATTACAGGATCTGTGACCCGAACTCAGATGTGAATGGATGGTATTAGATCAAAGTATAACATCAGCTGCATGTTTAAAACACAAATGCAGAGAAATAACAAAGACCACTACTTGCATAAAGCTCCAGAACCAAGCCTATAAGTCAaacacagtaccagaaccaagttcactgcacgaatacagcatcagaaccaagcctATAAGTCAaacacagtaccagaaccaagttcactgcacgaatacagcatcagaaccaagcctATAAGTCAaacacagtaacagaaccaagttcactgcacgaatacagcatcagaaccaagcctATAAGTCAAATACAGCAACAAAATCAACAgcaaatatagcaccagaaccaaacccataagtcaaatacagcaccagaaccatgttCTGATGTATCAATACACTGCTTTTTATACTATGTATCTGTATAAAAGGCaactattatacctcgtacctgacgtatcagtgtactgtgtgtatactaTGTGTCAGGGGTGAGGTGTTAaagatgcagtgggtacagatatatgTGGACAGTCAtatattatggtcactgtgtgaggTACGTGACATATTGGGGGTTGTAGTTAaacccaggggcgtacatagaaatcattgggccccatagcaagaatctgaattggaccccctaaccccacccactaccttggcccatcccacctcctgccctggctcctcccttgccacacccccatttgccaataaataaATGTATGCATGACCTactgaggactccagcataacgcaaaccggacggatccgttatgcaggccctagacttctattatgacagaataatTAATGGAATGCCTATAAAGCTTCCTataaaggcattcagttatggaattgcattatggtccgtggtaacggaatccataatgcaattcaccttttaccaccaaacgaagcgtgaatgaattttaaaatatgaaatttgctcatctctaattatgagcaGACTGGGGATGActaatgctggcggttttatttgtgtttttgaggtgacaggttccctttaacagcaagCAAGAGTTcatggggggtgaggggggggcacTGTTCTGAGTCTTCTATGAGCCTACAGTACCGCCCACCCCCACAGGAACtgtgcttgctgctgccctcagAAAGTCCCATACATGAAGTTCTGGAACTGGAGCGTTTTATACAGTCTCTATTAGCACTAGCGtaattagaaatgactgggccccacaagaAATTTTTTAACGGGCCCCACAGGAAATTTTTGAAGTGCCCCGCTCCCAGCTATCCGGCACCTCTGACCAGCAGAGACACTTGacttccctaatacagtccaattatcgtccaatagacaagtcatggaaatatagaaagtatactgTACTAACCAGAAGACCTTTATTCTTACCTTTACTGTCAAAATGTCATactacagtatacatatatttccatgacttgtctTTTGGACGATAATTGGAAtttggactgtattagggaagaagtCAAGTGTCTCTGCCAGTCAGAGGTGCCAAACAGCTgggggggcccattcaaaaaATTGCTGGGGGGCCCGTTCAAAAATTTCCTGTGGGGCCCactgcccagtcatttctagttacgccagtgCTAAGAGAGACTGTTATTAGTACAGAATTTCTTTTCATTAATGATCCCGGTTGTAAAGATAGTGGCTGGGGCAGTCCTACTGTGTGGACGGGCTGGCAGTGGCACAGGTCCGGACTGGCTGTGAGATGACGGTTTTGGGTGGCACTGGCGAGGCTGGCGGGCGGGCAGCATAACTCACTCTAAAGTTCTTCCATGCTGGGTGTGCGCCTGCTGCCTGCACTGGCTGGGCCAATCAGAAGCAGGATCTTTGCACAATGCTGATTGGCCCAGTATGTGAAGCAGTGCAGGCGCAGCAGACGCTCGAACTGAGGGAGCGCGGCTGGATCCTAGGGAGCGCACAGTCAATGAGAAGTCAGACAGAGGGGGGGAGCGTGTATTATCGGCGGCGCTGGGAGCCAATTATAAGTGGGCAGACCGCCTCTGAGCCTGCAGTGAACGCAgttgcagggggcggggccttcggAGTGCTCCGGGCTCCccggtgccgcgggccccatagcagtggcgtaccctgcctctattggcggtacgccactggttaaGGTTACGGTCAGTTTTAGGGTTAGGATTAGGGTTAGTATATTAAGGCCAGTATTAGGGTTAGGCGTAGTATTAGCATTAGGGTCAGTATTAGGattaggggtcagtattggggttAGGGGCAGTATTAGGTCTCATGTACAAGCCCGTTGCCGGCCGTGGCCGGTactgtggcccgcaaacagcatatccgcaatatgcgggcaccggcctcCTTCTCAATGtgtcatggatgcggacccattcacttgctctattttttttttcagtgcggatggatcacggacccattcaagttgaatgggtctggatccattgcAGCAGCCGCAAGGATAGTGCCTGTGTaatggggactgcaaattgtggtccccaatgcatggaatggccgaacaacggccgtgtgcaagaggcgttagggttagggaccagttcacacgtccgtagaatgggtccggatccgttctctatggggccagaagagatgcggacagcacacagtgtgctgtccacatccgtatttcCGGAGTGTGgcccgatcttctggtccgcggctcccgaataaaatagaacatgtcctattcttgtccgcaattgcggacaagaataggcagttctttggggatgccggccgggtgtattgctaatctgcaatacactatggatgtgtgaatggaccctcaggcATAGCATTAAAGTTAGGAGCCAGTATTAGGGTTAGGCGTGGTATTAGCATTAAGGCCATTATTAGGATggcgacagcacactgtgtgctgtccgcatccgtagttccgtgaccctgcaaaaaagataaagagcatgtcctatttttatcCGCAATaacagataagaataggcatttccatcATAGGGATGGCCATGtgtgttccacaaaatgcggaattcACACggacagtatccgtgttttgcagatctgcaatttgcggactgcaaaacacaaaaggcagtgtaaatgtagccttagggtTAGGTGTCAGTATTAGGGTTAGGGGTTAGTATTAACATTGGGGACCAGTATTAGAGTTTCAGAGTCTCTT
The Bufo gargarizans isolate SCDJY-AF-19 chromosome 2, ASM1485885v1, whole genome shotgun sequence genome window above contains:
- the LOC122928942 gene encoding indolethylamine N-methyltransferase-like, with translation MATTFTGPKLYQENFDSQIYLDTYYGAVSGVFIKDGYLNFILRKLHKAFTSGGVKGDLMIDIGPGPAIYQELSACEAFKEITAADFTDRNREYLEKWRRNEPGLFDWTPVLKFVCDLEGRSGQIAEKEEKLRKTLKRVVPCDVTKSSPLHPLVLPKADCVLTVGCLECACKDEEAYANVIKNLSSLLKVGGHLIIGSVLGGTIFRCGKMHFSIINLSEQFLKKVVTDTGFVIEDLEVLHREFDKPLFDICNHTSGIFILAKKVKDV